The genomic segment caCAAGTCTTTAATTTGGAATGATGTATTTGAGagtattttgttaaagatcaTTAACCATATGTAGAAACCATCTTTAacaatgaatttgttttttgtttgcagTGTTTCCTCTCTTAAGGCTTTCTCCTACCCCGGCAGATGACTACAACTTTAATTTAGATGATAATGAAGGAGTTTGTGATCTGTTTGATGTCCAGATACTAAATTATTAGATTCCATGGAAACTTGGGACTGTTATCTACCTCTAACTGTGTAACATTTTAGACTTCTTAATAAcctaagtatttaaaataatgaatgtaaCACCTTTTTTAGTTCACTGATTCTGAAGTGTTCTTCCCTAATACTTTCTTTACTTCACAAAACTTCAACCATAAAAACAAAGGGCTCTGATTGCTTTAGAGGATAAGTGATTGAATATCCACAAACCTCCCCACTCCCAAAAGTAACTATATTCTGGATTTCAACTTTTCTTCTAATTGTGAatccttctgttttttcttcttataagagGAAAGTTAAAGGACACTacaggtcatcaaaaacaagttgGCCAAGGGCTCATTACTTGTTTGTCTTATATTTTTACTGCCACGAAACTGCCTGTATTTCTGTATGTCCTTCTATCCAAACAGACATTCACTGCCACTTGTAAAGTGAAGGATGTAAACGAGGATATATAACTGTTTCAGTGAACAGATTTTGTGAAGTGCCTTCTGTTTTAGCACTTTAAGTTTATCACATTTCGTTGACTTCTGACATTCCACTTTCCTAGGTTATAGGAAAGATCTGTTTatgtagtttgtttttaaaatgtgccaaTGCCTGTACattaacaagatttttaaaaataaaattgtataaaacatttaatttattggTCTTTGTGGAGAATTTGATGCATCACCACTATATTACAACAGAGCCATTAATTTTGTAGCTTCATCAACATTAACTGGTTTGCTTTCACGACGCTGCTGAGGAATCTGAAAGGAGaaagtattatatttaaaaatgtagacaaCAATAGCAGACTAATGACTTATATAATCTGTTATTCAATTTTTCTAGTCATATCTTTGGAAGTAGAATAAATCTGCATATTCAGACAATGTTTTAGAGTCTGAATATGCTATTAATACTATAGAGCCTAGTACTAGAGAGCCAAGTACTAAAAGTTACACTCAACTTACAGGCTTTGAAAACTTGGAGTTTAATTTATTAGCCTCAATTTgttagccataaaaaaaaagcaaatgatttcTGCTTACCAGTTCTTTCTGCAGAGGTTCAATTGAAGGGCCTTTTGAGAAATGTGCAAGTTCCTTTTGTACATTTACAAAAGCTTTATTTACTCTGTTAACTTTTTCATCATTCataatgtttatcttttaaaaaagaaaaaaagcattaatCTATGATCTCATAACCACTAAAGATAAGATATATTCAACCTTAACCTGttaaatctaaaatctaaaaactCTTACCAACAAATTAGGGATAATTCACTCAAAAATTCTTACAGTCTTATTGGGAAATTTTAGACAaaaggttttggtttttaaaaaatggaatttatgtGGATATGCCTCACACTGATACAGAAGGCCAAAATATGTGACTGTGATATTGTGATTCATAATAAGATAAACATATTTAGTCTTTGTCCTCATTTCCTGTCATACAGCTTTTTAAATCATTGTATCAAGAGGGATAAGAGTGTCTTTTGAATGCTAATGAGATGGCTGGTAGCTGGGAGTCTCTAGATAGCTTCAGGAAGAGGGCTGGTCAGATAAAAAACACAGGGTTAGAAGATTAGGACTTTGTGCTCCAGGGAGAGGAGTGGGGATAAACGTTAAGCCCATCACTAATGGCTAATGAGTTAATGAATtatgcctacataatgaagcctCCGTAAATCTACAAAAGACCTGGATTCAAAGAGCTTCTGGATAGTTGAACACATGCGGGCTCCTAGAGAGTGGCATGCCCAGAGAGAGCAGGGAAGCTCCATGCGCCTTCCCACGTACCTTGCCCTCTGTACCTCTTCCATCTGGCTACGCATCTGTCTCCTCTGTAGtactttttataataaactggtaaaagTATTTTCCTgggttctgtgagctgctctagcaaattaatcaaacccaaggaggtggTCATGGGAACCCTTATTTATAGCTGGTTGGTGAGAAGCACAGGTAAAACATCTGGGGCTTGCGATTGTCACTGGAAGTTGGAGAGAGGCTTAGGACTCAACCTGTGgaatctgatgctatctccaggtcaGCAGTGTCAGATTTGAATTAAAAGACACCTAGTTGCTGCCTGCTGAAGATCCATCTGCAGAATTGTTAGGTGTGGGGGAAATCGCCCCACAAATACAGTATTGGAAGTGTTGAGTGACTGTATGAGAGTGAGAATAAGAGAAActgagtttgttttttcctgtatcCTTACAGTGACCAAAATCTTTCTAGGCTACAGTGCTGTTATCTCTCATCTATACAAGAAACCTGGATCAAATACTTTTAGTCCCTTCTAACATAATAGTACATCTCTGAATCCTTCCTTGACCTTCTTGTCTTAATGGAAGACCCCTGACAACAGCTTCCCTTGGAGTCCTCCTCTTCTGAGTATAAGAGACGTAGGGGTGGTGCTCTTGTTCTTCACTGCTGCTACCAAACAGTTTCTCCTTCAAAACCCTTACCTCCTTTGCACCTTATGCTACCTACCCATAGATCTCTCTCTTAGATCCTACCTGGTGGCATATATAAAAGTTCTAGTACCTCCTGtccaaataaaataatcttcCTCAAATACACCAAGCTTTTCCCTAGCTCAAGGCCTCTGCACATGCTATTTCTCTGCCTCAAACCCACCACTCCCAACACTTCCTAGCTCTTTATCATTCTAGTCTTGGTTTCAATGTGTCAACTATGAAGACCATCCTTTGTAAACTGTTATCCCCAAAACCCCCATCATCTGCTTAATTTCATTCTTagcatttataaaatcataaaactatTCAACCAAAAAGCTTAACTCAGCTAGCTCATGCAAGTTGAAAGATGAAATGTTAGATTTCTATGGACTATTATAATTAAACTGAGTCCTGGAGAGCTGACTCCATCTACtactgaaacttgaaaacatttttttaaaaatgtttcttaaaagatTCTAGTTAATCTTGATGAAGAAATTTCtcaggtattttgaaatataaacaaagaaaagaaagagacccCTTTCAAATTgtacatttcaataaatattttttatcttcattttacaggttTTTGTTTGAATTGCAGATGTCTTCAAAGAGGTAATTACTGAGGAGAAAAAGAATGGGTGCTCACTGACATCCCATGTCTTGCCTCTATTAATACATTCTTATATTTGAGTTCAGAGATAAGAACTGTTTCCCATACTATGGTTTTTAAGTGAGTTCTATGCTTCAGTAAAACTATTAAATTGAAGCTTCACACATTTgtagttaaaatgtttttttcttttcaacatttgTTTTCAAGAAAAGgaggttatttttcttcttcttttttttttttttttagacaaatgCATGAAACCATCCTTACCTTTCTAGGAAAAACTaagaacctttttaaaaagtaatagcaTACAGTTGTTCAGTAGCTTACAATGACACTTTGCTTGTAAACAATAAAGTCAGAGTGCTTAACTAATACTCACCTTCTTAAGATTAGTGGTAactggttttgctttgtttttagccTTAAAGTTTTTTTGGCTGGCTATGTGAAATACATTCCTGGACTTCGGCCCTCTTAATTTGTTCTTGCCCATTgtctagaaaagaaaacaaattcaattaAATTGCCCACATTTATGAACCATAAGTCAATTTTAAGCTTTTAAAGGTACCAATTAAATCTAAGAAATTTCATCTTACTCGTATTTTTAAAGTTGGTGCATGTATTATTTCCATGTCTCTCACTCCTAGATTTTCTGCTCTTTGAGTACAGAGTATGTATCTAATTCTTTCCTGTATCCCCAGTACTGGGCACATAGGAGGCATCCAATTAATATCTGCTGGTTGAATTCATTAATATCATCAACACAATAACTGTTATTCTCAGCAGTACCCATCCTTCTGTTAGTCCATATACTACTGTGCTATTCTGGTTCCTATCATACTTTAGAGACTGATTCTGCCTCcttcttgacttcttttttattcctctttaCTCTCCCCACTTTCTCACCTGTGCATCCCATCAAAATCAGTCCTTAATCCTCCACTTCctacctccctctctcccttaaATTACTTTTATGACTTCCATATTTCCTCTATGTGAATGGCCCTTGCCTTGAAATGTTGGATACTGTCTTTCCTCCATAGCTAGAGATGTATTAAGCCAGTAGATTCTACCTTAAAACATCTCTCAGATCTGCCTTTAATTATGTATatgaggaataatttttaaaatattaggttaACATGTATTGAGCTTTTATTATATGTACAAGCACACTAATGCGCTTTAACTCATTTACTCCTTACAACAACCCTTTTTAAGAagtactattatccccattttaaagattaaaattaaaacactgaTGCAAAGAGAAGTTAATCTGCCCAATGTCACACTGTCAATAACCAGGAGATGCCAGGACTTACAGCCAGGCAGACTAGATCAGAGCTAACGTTATGTGGTATTGCACttcatgtataaatataaaagctaTACAAAAACATGGTATAGTATTGCTTAGCTCAGGACTGGGTGACTGTTGAAGTCCGTAGGTCCATTTGTTCAAACCACTGTTTGTCAAACTATGCCCATGGACCAAATCAGGCCAAGCACCTGTCTTTGTAAGTAAAGTTTAATTGGAGGCCAAgtgcaggcacggtggctcacacctgtaatcccagcactttgggaggcgaaggcagagaccagcctcgccatggggaaaccttgtctctactaaaaatagaaaaattagctgggtgtggtggcacatgcctgtgatcccagctacttaggagactgaggaaggagaatcgcttgaatccggaaggtggaggttgcagtgagccaagattgcaccactgcactccagcctgagtgacagagcaagactgtctcaaaaaaattaataaaaaataaactttaattggAATACAGTTATATCCATTCAGTCGTGCTGCTATGGATGCTTTCCTGCTATAACTATGACCCACAAAGTCCAAAATATTTAGTGTCTGACCTTTTACAGAAAGTCTGCCAACCCCTGGCTTAAGCCATCTGCACAGTGGCTATCTGGCACCAAGCTATGCGATCGACCTTCCCAATGTATAAGGGGCAACGTGCCTTGGCTTGGCACATTACTGGCACGCTGAATCTACCCTAAATCTGCTGCTACGTCTCTATAAACCCTGCTCTAGCCAGCCTGGTCTAACTGTTCTCTTGCACAGACATCTTgaacattcttcctttttttcctttgctcaCTCGTAGCCTTGCACCTTCCTTCAATGTAGCCTTACTACATTGTAAGTAATTAAGGAACTACTTAACTAAAACAGCAATGCTTTTGAACCCCAACAGTATTCCTCCTACTTAAAAAAGAATGCCATAGAAAATACATGGTTATTACAGaagatgcaaaaaataaaatacacataataaaatCCGTCAAATGAAGTAATCTAAAAtcatttcaggccgggcgcggtggctcatgcctgtaatcccagcactttgggaggccgaggcgggcggatcacttgaagtcaggagttcgagaccaacctggccaacatgatgaaaccccgtttccactaaaaaaataaaaactagccctGCGT from the Papio anubis isolate 15944 chromosome 8, Panubis1.0, whole genome shotgun sequence genome contains:
- the RBIS gene encoding ribosomal biogenesis factor isoform X1, which produces MRLDFQISLYDAVRARWCLLELRKLHASIKFLTMGKNKLRGPKSRNVFHIASQKNFKAKNKAKPVTTNLKKINIMNDEKVNRVNKAFVNVQKELAHFSKGPSIEPLQKELIPQQRRESKPVNVDEATKLMALL
- the RBIS gene encoding ribosomal biogenesis factor isoform X2, with translation MTMGKNKLRGPKSRNVFHIASQKNFKAKNKAKPVTTNLKKINIMNDEKVNRVNKAFVNVQKELAHFSKGPSIEPLQKELIPQQRRESKPVNVDEATKLMALL